The region CCACGAGCAGCCGTTGTCGTCGGCCGGCGTGTGGAACCAGAGCGACTATCGCGCGCTGGAAGGATTCGTCTACGCCATCTCGCCGTTCAACTTCACGGCGATCGGCGGCAACCTCGCCGGCTCGCCGGCGCTGATGGGGAACGGCGTCCTCTGGAAGCCGGCCGCAACGGCGGTGCTCTCCGGCTACTACATCATGAAGATCCTCGAGGAGGCCGGGCTCCCGCCGGGAGTGATCAACTTCGTCCCGGGCGATTCGGTGATGATCAGCGACAAGGTCCTGACGCACCGCGACCTGGCCGGCGTGCACTTCACGGGGAGCACCGGCGTCTTCAACGCGATGTGGAAGACGATCGGCGGCAACATGTCGAACTACCGCTCGTATCCGCGCATCGTGGGCGAGACGGGGGGGAAGGACTTCATGCTCATGCACCCCTCGGCCGATGCGCAGGCCTTTGCCGTGGGGCTCGTGCGCGGCGCCTTCGAGTACCAGGGGCAGAAGTGCTCGGCCGCGTCGCGCGCCTATGTGCCCAAGTCCAAGTGGGCCGCGGTGAAGGACGCGATGGTCGCGATGATTGCCGACATCCGCATGGGCGACACGCGCGACTTCCGCAACTTCATGGGTGCCGTGATCGACAAGAAGGCGTTCGACAAGATCTCGGGCTACCTGGCCGACGCCAAGCAGAACGCGAAGATCGTCGCCGGTGGCGGCGCGCGGGGCGACGAAGGGTACTTCATCGAGCCGACAGTGATCGAGGCCCCGGCGGCCGACTATCGCACGATGTGCGAGGAGATCTTCGGCCCAGTCCTCTCGGTCTTCGTGTACGACGACGCCAGGTGGCACGAGACGCTGGAGACGATCGACCGCACGTCGCCGTACGGGCTCACCGGCGCCGTCTTCTCCAACGATCGGCAGGCGGTGCGCGAAGCACTCGTCACGCTGCGCAACGCGGCGGGGAACTTCTACATCAACGACAAGTGCACCGGCGCCGTGGTCGGGCAGCAGCCGTTCGGCGGCTCGCGCGCTTCGGGGACGAACGACAAGGCCGGCTCCAAGCTCAACCTGCTGCGCTGGGTGAGCCCGCGCTCGATCAAGGAGACGTTCGTGCCGCCCACGTCGTACCAGTATCCATTCATGGGCGCCGAGTAGGGCGCTCGAGCGCTCCATTCGGCTCATTTGCGCGCAATGTCCGGTGCTCCGCGCGGCGCTGTCGACCCCTCGGGGTCGCTGGCGTCGCGCGCTTCGCTTTCGGCGACGGCGAGCGCCGCGGCCACGCTGGTCGCCGCGGCGCTCGCCATCCTCCTCCTCATCCTGCAGTACGCCGGTCGCATTTCCCTCCAAACCGACGAAGCAGCCATCGCGCTCAACTTGCGCAGCCGGTCGTTTGGGGAGCTGTTGACGCGCCCACTCGACTACGCGCAGATGGCCCCGCCGGGGTGGCTGGCGATCGAGTGGGGAGCGTTGCGCCTGCTGGGCCCCTCGGAGTTTTCACTCCGGCTCGTCCCCTTCCTCGCCTCGGTGGCCGCGGTGGTGCTCAGCGCGCGGCTGGCGCGCCGCGTGAGCGCCGGCGTGGCCCCCGTGCTGGCCGTGCTCTGGCTGGCGACGGCGTGGGACTTCCTCTTCTACGGAACGCAACTCAAGCAGTACGGGAGCGACGTCGCCGTGGTGTTGGCGCTCGTGCACCTGGCGCTCACCGTCGTCGAGTCGGATGACGCGCCCTCGTGGCGGGCCGGGCTCCTCGGGGGAGCGGCGATCCTCTGCTCGCTCTCGGGAGCCGTCGCCGCATCCGCGCTCGGGCTCGTGCTCGCCGTCGACGCGGTACTGCGCGGCGGCGTGCGACGCGCGTTGCAGCTGACGCCTCTCCTCCTGCCGTGGGGCGTTGCCGCCCTCGCGGTCTCGCTCTGGACGCTGGCGCTCGCGCCGGACGAGCTTCAGGCGTACATGACCAGGTTCTGGGCCTACACCTACCCGCGCTGGCCGTTGCGCCCGGCGGCGGTGATGGCGTGGCTCTGGGACACCCTCCGCCAGGCAGCGTTCGCCCCAATGTCGGGGGGGTGGCAACGACACCTCCCCAAGCTCTACGGGCTCCTGTTCGTGGTGGGCGTGGCGCTGCAGGCGCGACGCAACCGGCGGCAGCTGGCGGTGATCCTCGCCCCGCTCGCGATCGCCGTGGCGCTGGCGATGGCACATCGCTACCCGATCGGCGGGCGCGTCACGCTCTTCATCATCCCCGGACTCCTCCTGTTCACGGCGATCGGTGCCGAGGGGATTGCGTCGCTCGTGCGTCGCCTCGCGCCGCGCGTGCAGCTGCCGGCAGCGCTCGGCGCGTTCGGCGTCGCCGCGGTGCTCGCCTTCCCCGCGGCGCGCACCATGGGCGGGAACCTCCCCCCGGTGTGGGGCGACAACGCCCGGCCGCAGGTGGAGGCGCTCGCCACGGCGGTGCGCGACGGCGACGACGTCTTTGTCCATCACTCGATCGCCAAGCCGTTTCGCTGGTACTGGGCGCTCGCGCCGCACGCCGACGTCCCCGTGAGGTACGGACGCTGCTACAGCGGCGACCCGCGCCCCTACCTGTCGCAGGTGGACTCGCTGCGTGGGCGCCCCCGCGTGTGGGTCGCCACCACCGACCCCAGCTGGAACAGCTACCCGATGGTGGCACAGTACGTTGCAGCTGTCGGCCCGGTGCTGGACAGCGTCGTGGCCACCGATGCCCCCAAGGCCGTGGCCAGTGCGCGCCAGACCGTCTACCTGCGCACCTTCGCCGACCCCGCCGCGCTCGCGTCGGTGCAACGCGACACTGTCACCGTCCACCCCAACATCATCGTCGACTGGATCGCCTGGACCTGCTTCGGCTCCGAGGCACGACCGCTGATTCACCCTTCGCTCTGGCAGTAGCACAACCATGGCCCTTCGCTCCTACGCCTTCCACACCACCGACGTCTTCACGTCGACGCGCTTTGGCGGCAACCAGCTCGCCGTCCTCACCGACGCGCGCGGGCTCTCCACGGCAGAGATGCACGCCATTGCCCGCGAGTTCAACTATTCGGAGTCGACGTTCGTCCTCCCGCCGGACGACCGGTCGCACACGCGTCGCGTGCGAATCTTCACCCCGGGGGGCGAGGTGCCCTTTGCCGGGCACCCGACGGTGGGGACCGCGTTGGTGCTGGCGGTGACGGGCGAACTTCCGCTCGACGGCGACGAGACGAAGATCGTCTTGGAGGAGGGGGTGGGGCCGGTGGCCGTCTCCATCCGCGCCGCGAACGGCGTCCCCGACTTCGCCGAGCTGTCGGTGGCCAGGCTCCCCGAGGTGCTCTCCCCCGTCCCCGCCGCCGACGTGCTGGCGGCGATGCTGTCGTTAGGCACGGACGACCTGGCCGGGGGCGCGTTCCACCCGCAGGCCGTCTCCTGCGGGCTCCCCTTCACCTTCGTCCCGCTGCGCAGCCGTGACGCGGTGCGCCGCGCGCGCCTCAAGCTCGACCTCTGGGAGTCGGCCCTCGCGCGCACGCCGGCCCACATGGTGATGGTCTTCGCCCTCGACGCCGAGGACCCCGCACACCAGGTGCGCGCCCGCATGTTTGCGCCGGGCGAATCGGTCCCCGAAGACCCGGCCACCGGCTCGGCCTGCGCCGCGTTAGGCGGGTACCTCGGACTGCGCGACCACACCGCGACCGGCACGTTGCGCTGGATCGTGGAGCAAGGCTACGAGATGGGACGCCCCTCGCTCCTGCACGTGAGCTGCGACAAGCGGGTCGGCGCCATCACCGCCGTCCGCGTGGGCGGCTCGGCGGTCCTCGTGTCGTCGGGAACTATCCGCCTGTAGTCGACTCGCAAGGAAAACGGCGCGCTCGCCGGGCGCGCCGTTCGCATAGGTGGATGAGCGGCGCCTGCCGCGGCGTCACTCTACAGCTGCGATGTGCAATGCGCGCAGCGCGTGGCCGCGGCGGGGATCGTGCTCATGCAGTACGGGCACG is a window of Gemmatimonadaceae bacterium DNA encoding:
- the pruA gene encoding L-glutamate gamma-semialdehyde dehydrogenase, producing MSDSALRPGAAGFNGVRRIPPAVNEPVRSYAPGSPERASLKKRLASMAEERVEIPVIIGGKPFTTGDMGHSVMPHKHAHILADFHKANPAQVELAIKSAVDAQREWSQWNWEDRAAVFLRAADLLAGPWRDTINASTMLNQSKTVFQSEIDAACELADFWRFNAQYAQEIYHEQPLSSAGVWNQSDYRALEGFVYAISPFNFTAIGGNLAGSPALMGNGVLWKPAATAVLSGYYIMKILEEAGLPPGVINFVPGDSVMISDKVLTHRDLAGVHFTGSTGVFNAMWKTIGGNMSNYRSYPRIVGETGGKDFMLMHPSADAQAFAVGLVRGAFEYQGQKCSAASRAYVPKSKWAAVKDAMVAMIADIRMGDTRDFRNFMGAVIDKKAFDKISGYLADAKQNAKIVAGGGARGDEGYFIEPTVIEAPAADYRTMCEEIFGPVLSVFVYDDARWHETLETIDRTSPYGLTGAVFSNDRQAVREALVTLRNAAGNFYINDKCTGAVVGQQPFGGSRASGTNDKAGSKLNLLRWVSPRSIKETFVPPTSYQYPFMGAE
- a CDS encoding glycosyltransferase family 39 protein, with protein sequence MSGAPRGAVDPSGSLASRASLSATASAAATLVAAALAILLLILQYAGRISLQTDEAAIALNLRSRSFGELLTRPLDYAQMAPPGWLAIEWGALRLLGPSEFSLRLVPFLASVAAVVLSARLARRVSAGVAPVLAVLWLATAWDFLFYGTQLKQYGSDVAVVLALVHLALTVVESDDAPSWRAGLLGGAAILCSLSGAVAASALGLVLAVDAVLRGGVRRALQLTPLLLPWGVAALAVSLWTLALAPDELQAYMTRFWAYTYPRWPLRPAAVMAWLWDTLRQAAFAPMSGGWQRHLPKLYGLLFVVGVALQARRNRRQLAVILAPLAIAVALAMAHRYPIGGRVTLFIIPGLLLFTAIGAEGIASLVRRLAPRVQLPAALGAFGVAAVLAFPAARTMGGNLPPVWGDNARPQVEALATAVRDGDDVFVHHSIAKPFRWYWALAPHADVPVRYGRCYSGDPRPYLSQVDSLRGRPRVWVATTDPSWNSYPMVAQYVAAVGPVLDSVVATDAPKAVASARQTVYLRTFADPAALASVQRDTVTVHPNIIVDWIAWTCFGSEARPLIHPSLWQ
- a CDS encoding PhzF family phenazine biosynthesis protein produces the protein MALRSYAFHTTDVFTSTRFGGNQLAVLTDARGLSTAEMHAIAREFNYSESTFVLPPDDRSHTRRVRIFTPGGEVPFAGHPTVGTALVLAVTGELPLDGDETKIVLEEGVGPVAVSIRAANGVPDFAELSVARLPEVLSPVPAADVLAAMLSLGTDDLAGGAFHPQAVSCGLPFTFVPLRSRDAVRRARLKLDLWESALARTPAHMVMVFALDAEDPAHQVRARMFAPGESVPEDPATGSACAALGGYLGLRDHTATGTLRWIVEQGYEMGRPSLLHVSCDKRVGAITAVRVGGSAVLVSSGTIRL